In a genomic window of Lycium ferocissimum isolate CSIRO_LF1 chromosome 9, AGI_CSIRO_Lferr_CH_V1, whole genome shotgun sequence:
- the LOC132031708 gene encoding pectin acetylesterase 11-like — MDSRLWKTNFAVLTIAEVVVDWYFDRVGFQHIDPEAILCGTSAGGLATILNCDKFKSYLPNDARVKCVADAGFFINGKTIIGISYIEEMYRKIANLHGSTKNLPSACTSAMEPSLCFFPQNVVPYVQTPLFIINSIYDYWQINNTLVPPYLDPQHVWKDCIDNINNCTFGQRIIIQG, encoded by the exons ATGGATAGTAGATTATGGAAAACAAATTTTGCAG TGTTGACAATTGCGgaagttgttgttgattggtacTTTGACAGAGTAGGATTTCAACATATAGACCCTGAG GCAATTCTATGCGGAACTTCAGCCGGAGGTTTGGCAACAATTTTGAACTGCGACAAGTTCAAATCCTACTTGCCGAATGATGCGAGAGTAAAGTGCGTTGCAGATGCTGGTTTCTTCATCAATGG GAAAACAATTATTGGTATTTCATATATTGAAGAGATGTATCGGAAAATTGCTAACTTACAC GGATCGACTAAAAATTTGCCTTCAGCTTGCACGTCTGCAATGGAACCAAGTCTA TGCTTTTTCCCGCAGAATGTCGTTCCATACGTTCAAACTCCacttttcataatcaattcaatttATGACTACTGGCAG ATTAATAACACTTTGGTTCCTCCATATCTTGATCCTCAACATGTCTGGAAGGATTGCATCGACAACATAAATAACTGCACATTTGGCCAACGTATAATTATTCAAGGTTAG